The segment taatgaatatttgcTTTTATCTATAGACTAATACAAAGACTCTTCTTCTCGAGGAGGTCAATATAGTCCTAAAATGGTCATGACCGTCCTGTCCTCTTaatgaaatattacataaaaagtgcatttttaaatttttctttacacAATTTTATTCAGGGATCTTTTTAGAAATACCATTTATCACAGAGATTATAAAGGCAAAGGAGAAGATGACACAGGTTTTTCCTGATATTGttaatgtacaatatattttgtCTGAATTCAGAATTACTAATTATTTTCCTTTATTCAAGATAGTAACACTCATATCAGCGTCCGTCTGATTTTTCTGACAGTTGTCGTTCTTCTTATAACACGATTTTCATCTTTGTGACCTGCGCTGGCAGAAAAATCCTTGGATGACTTTGATGAAAAGGCTGAGTTGTCGAAAGAGGCCTCGGCCATAGATATTGGAGCAGGTTTAACAAAATTGGATGTTGCTTCAAAATTCGATCCCTTTTGGTTGTTAAAAGCGAGGTTGTTTTCTATTTCTGCCTGAGCCATTAGATCTTTTGAGTTGAACTGGGGGTCCATATCGGGGGGCCCTAATAATGGACCATTCTGGGGGCCAAAGTCGAGACCGAGGCTTGggtcaatattaatatttatgctGTCTACATGATCAAACCCATTGCCTCCTCCGATAAGGTGATCACCGGCAGCAAAATTGGAATGGCTCATGGAAAAATCATTCGAAAATAGAGAATTGTCAGCTTGCATATTTGCACCAGAAACAAAACCACTATTCATGCCTAAATCAACTAAAGGGTCGGGGCCCGGTCCAGGGCCAATGTCAACTGCAGGCCCAGGACCTCCTACTAATTGACCTGCTTTCTTGTCTGTGTTTATTCTCATGGCATTAACTCCACCCCCTATTTCAGTAAATTCGTTTCGGATCATGTCGAGTTTATTGGAAGCAGCATTAGCCTCCTTAAAATCCATCAGAACATTTCCTTGGTCGCCCGGGATTGGGGATATAATTCCAATATTTGGAACATCTCCTCGTGTAGGGCCTGTtcaatatatgaatatataagtattttttttgttaacataCGGCGTAATGGTCGATTTTGATTACATCTATCTTTTTTTTACCACGTCTGTCAATAAATGATTCACTTTAAGTATTAAGATACTAGTGCCCAATTCAAAAACGTTTAATTCCAGAAAAAGTTATGAATCAAGCAATCATTGCTGGAACCAtctttatttctatttaatcGTAAATAAATACGTAAATATACGTCTGTTTAAAAAGTAGTAATAAATgtcaatatataatatacatacaCCGGTACAGTGTACATGGGGTCCGTTTTTATGTGATAAAGCCGTTGTGATATGATAAATATGAAATCTTAGTCATTTAAACAGTTAATTTTGCAGATTACTTCGATTGTCTTTACCTCTGCTTTTATTCAACATTACATACAAAAACcaataacatttttgttcattataGTTTCAAAATATAGATAAGTAAATGAGATTATACGCACCTTCCGGTGGAATTATCGGTCCTTGGTTTATTTCCGCTATCGGTTCCGGTGGAAGAATTGGTGGGGACACCGGTTCTGGGGGCATTACCGGGACAACCGGATGTGACGTCTGAATCTGTATCACTGGTTCAACATTATCAACTATGACACAAAGTTATATTCATTAAGGATAACGAATTAACGAGTATTGTTACGTATAAAAATGATGAAACGgatgaataaaaattacatgGAAATGTTAATTGTTAAAGTTAATATATAGATACTGTTACAAGTATAGTGATTTCTATAACTACAAACTGTTACTATTAGTAACTGACACTAAAACAACGCTATCATTTTTTCACATGttcaattattaatattaaattggAATCATAAAAATGTGATATGCCTCACATTATGAAATCAAAAAGACTGTCGAAAGTATTATCAAAAGACTTCAAAACTACAATGTAGTTTCCTTTTTTATTACCAGGCTGTGGGGGCACACGTTGAAGCACAATTTCAATTCTATTAATTCTGATGGGCGTCTGATCAAGGCCTGTCGTTCTCGGCAAAATCTCTAAAACATGGGCAACACTCTGTAATATAGTTTATCTGAGGTCTTCCAGTGCAAAGTCGTAAACACTATTAGTTTCTACCAGTGCACCCCAAATTTGTGATGGTATCTTTCGGATATCATAATACATGAGCGTCTATTTCAATTGTCATAATAAACATGCATTAATAATATGCATAAGATTATTTTATAGTGGTAATCAAAACTCGACAGATGGACGATGATATTAaacaatatgagctgcaatttttaacttttaactttaataattttttctatcgTGAAATTGtagtttactttaaaaaaaatcatggtttATAAACTGTTGTAAGtcatatttttgtgggaaaagctaTCTCAGCCCCGATGGAAAATTTATtcctttttagaaaaatatttcctctaacaaaatttaataatttaaatcttaaatcttaTATATTTCCtctaacaaaatttaaaatctaaatctTATTACAGATTTACTTAACTCATGTGATAATTCTTATGTCTTGGTCATTCATAGCATTTATAGTATAAATTGGCTAAAATCTGACTAAGATTGGTTCAGAAATGAAGAGAATTCACCCAAATGCTTGAATTacagaattttaaagaaaagcgTTGGACAAAAGAGAACATCCAAACGATCTAAGagtcatttttacaaaatttagaacCAATTGAAACTTGAAAATGGAATAACGTAGAAAGTGGCTTTAGAAACTTTATTGTGTGCTAAAAACACATTGGGTGACAAATACCACAGTGTAATGGAATGCCAAGCAATTTCTTTGGCCTGCACAAAGTGAATGAGGAAAAATACTCAACAAATGTGAACACTTAGATACTGATCTGTTGAAAAAGTTGtacacatttgttttaaaaaaatattagcttGATTTATTTAAGTACTTCTACTCTTCCACACTTGATTTTGTATTTGTACAtgatttaacaataaaattctaaaaaatacagatcatattgctttaaatactCCGTTTTAGATATTTCCAAAATAGTCTCATTCTACATGAACAAGAATAAATGTTGTATGACAGACGAGTAAAAAAATACAGTTATTCATATCGGTTGAATATTAAGCTTACCACCATTAACACTTCAATTTGTTGACCCTAATATTAGAATTAAATGCCTTACCTTTTTCCATTATTGGCACTCATGTTAAACAGTTTCTTTTTATAGTATGATAATTATTATTACACAGGCAACTATCtaactataaaaaaatattttaacgttATGATTCTGTTATCTGCAtgttaattgaaattaaaaaaaaaagatcgtGCACAAGTTcccctaagaaaaaaaaattcaagtttccAGTATTCTATTCTCACGAAGAGAATAGTAGCATAACGAATTCATGTTATAAACTCGATCTGTACGTGGGATGTGGGGCAACTTTTCTTTGTATAAATTATGATGAATATTTATACTGAAGAACCATACAAACCAAACTTAATAtatgacatttatttaaatgCTAAAACCTTGTTAAATACTAGTACTGAGTACTGGTAGAATTATATAACTATTAGTAGCAAATACCTCtattaacaataaaaagaaagattACAATTAGTCATGGTAGTGTACATTTGCATAATTAATGCCGTTGAGCTAGTTATTAATAATCAGTTAACAACTAAGCAATCGTCAAAAAActtgtaaactacatgtacctggAAAGATGGGCTGAGGCATAGGTGGTCTAAAGTCCTTTACAGGTTCTTGGCGATCTATTTGTGGAACTGTTTAAAgatgtttcataaaaaaaatcataaaaatagcaGTTAAAGAACAGAttaaacctaaaaaaaatatttgttatatttagaaataaaataattgtgttGCTAATGTCCACGATTTGGATTGTGATACTGATGTACTGTAAATGGTCAAATGCCCCGATTTCAAATTATTGTGGGTGATATTTTGTCCTTGATtcttaaaaaatagaattttacaGCAGTTTTTGTCAgccttttaaattaaaaggcaAAAGGTCTAAGGGACGCCGGaataatctttatttctttcttttaattgaTTTGTTGTAGAAACTCCTAGCTAAGAAAATTACTAGGGAAAACAGTTCGCCATTTAAgtacataaattatatttaaaacaatgttaaaGTTTGGAATTGGTTACCTACAAATTAATGATTAATGAGGTTATTTGATACCGTAATATTACTTCATTAGAAATGGTTGTGAAAGCTTAAACTACCTGGTCGGATGGGCTGAGGCATTGGTGGTCTGAAGTCCTGTACAGGTTCTTGGCGATCTACTCTAGGTACTGTTAACAGGTATAACTCATTTATTACCAAAACAGAAGTGAACACATAGAAAAAGGTTTGATTAAATCGTTAATGATGTTACacatgaaaactttaaaattgataaaaaaaattatcgataacggttaaaagatatttttaattaatgaattttaaagttttattttaacaaaacttgCAGTGTTTCAGATTTTAATAAAGATTTAGAaatctaaacaattttattattatatacaaaatattttttagtcaAAGATAAATTGCAAATGAATCTAGAAAAATTTGCTGAATCCTACTCTAACTATTTATTCTTCCCTTTTTTCAACTTTCcatttatgatattttctttataaaaaagggTGTAAACTTTTTAACATCAGTCCAATTCAGCtaataaaatcgaaaaaaaaaatataattttgaaaattttcaaaggtaACGATAGCATAAATTTTGTGTTTTGCtaaccatatattttttttaattttagaatagACAATACAACGAATTTAAATTTAACCATCAGTAACTTATGTGATCTGAATGAATTTACTATAAAACTTGAGTTAGGAAGATTGTTCCATCTTCAATCTGTTTCCATGGCCACAGATATCCTTGGCAACCAACTATTTCCACCTTTCTACTTTTACATAATATGTCTTACTTAATTTTGTAATCGTATGCAATTCGATGATCTTGCAAACAGTGATCCTTTGATGGCGTTTTTTTCTAtagaaaattgatattaataGACATAATGATTGTGTTTTATCCATCTAAATTgatgaccaaaaaaaatatcattcctTTTACCAATACTTAAAAAGAGTCCGGTCTATTCTATTCTATTAAATTCtctataatataaaaatatgtaaacgcatatattttgttttgttttgactATTGAACGAaatacaaagttaaaaaaatggatTAGTGTTAAcagttgtaaaatatatttacaagcCCGGAAAAGGTTTTcccaaattcaaataaaactaaaaacttTGAAAGGGTTTGAAAGAATGGAGACAAACGgtataatatcaatattttaatcaaaatagaaAACTTCTATAACGTTCATCGTTAAAAGTTTACTCagatatctttttaatggaatTCATTGCAGTTTAAAGGTTGCCTAAACAAtccaaaacaataaaatcatgagattaaaactacatgtatgtgaaaatTTATGAACAAATAGGTTTTGCAAAACATTAACTATACTATGCCTCTACTTAAAATCTGGTAATCATTGACATATTCTAATTTTGTATTAACCTACCTATATTGAATCTTCTCTCAAATGTTCTTGAATCAAATTGAAAGTTATCTCTAAAGAAGTTGTTCTGTCGTTGGACAACAGGTCGTGGGACCTCGGTCCGCCATATTTGCGGGGGTGGGATTTGTGGTTGTGGGGGAGAGGGGGGTAATGGAAGTCGTATTCTCTCAAAACTGTGGATATGCTGAACACTCGGTTCGGGGCGGAAATCTTTGGTCCTATCGATATTTACAACGAATGTTCCGCCATATACTGAAATAGAAAATAAGTGGAAAATAAATCGAATAGAAGCATCAGCTGGTATTAATcgcattttatatttaaaaaaattgagtttgAAACATTGGCAGACTTCCACTTCTAATTACTAACAGAAATGTCATCGCtttgtttcttgaattattttacataatatgtcTTACTCAATATGTGTAATCTAtgcaatatacaaaaaataaatccacCATAAAGTCAACTTTTGTTGCGCGACTACAGAAATAACCCATAATCAGGGAATCTATTACGAACAACTGAACGCAAAGTTTGTCTATTTTGAAATCGCGGTCTTCTATCTTATCCGAGCATGCTCCGATCATGTATTTTAGATTACTATTAAGAAAAACTGTAATTATAAAAACTGAAGACTTAAACATTTCCAGGATGGATTTGCCCTTGTattaaaaaaccccaataaGAAAAGAACAAATCTGTAGTGGAGAGAGAGTACCTGGTTTTCCGACTTTTTCAACTGGTTTGAGTGTTTCCGGTTTTTCTATGATTGGTTTAACCGGCACTGGTTCCGGTTTGACTTTAGGTTCCACAGGAATCACAGTCTGGATTGGAGCGGGTCTAATTAGGTCGGTTGCGACAGGGAAAACAGGAGCAGGCATGATGGGTGGATGCCCCCCGAAGAATGGAAAGCCCGGACCTTTGTTCGGATAAAAGACCCTGGTGAATCCATTGGGAAACCTCACTGTCGTCTGGACGTGGATAGGATCCAGTTTAGTGACCGTTGTTTGTGGGAAAGGGATAAATGGAGGCTGAACAAATCCAACTGGAGCATACCCCGCTGTACAGAAGAACAATAGAatgttaaggttttttttaatgtacaaagATATTCATTTTCACTACTTTAAATAATactactttaatttatttttaagtggATTTCTCCCCATCAATTTTTGGTTCAGTTATGTTTTACTCAATTGTTAGTGAAAAAAATACTAAGGTTAACTCGCTTATTTtctttctgcaattttttgaaCCTATATACCTCCATATTCCTCAATCAACCTCACCTGTAAAAACtgtcattaataatttttttcttccggAAATTACTAAGTGAATTagcttgtttgt is part of the Magallana gigas chromosome 3, xbMagGiga1.1, whole genome shotgun sequence genome and harbors:
- the LOC105319259 gene encoding uncharacterized protein isoform X5, which gives rise to MRAVVPLVLLFLGFTNVLGYGKGVRKRKNPYPGYAPVGFVQPPFIPFPQTTVTKLDPIHVQTTVRFPNGFTRVFYPNKGPGFPFFGGHPPIMPAPVFPVATDLIRPAPIQTVIPVEPKVKPEPVPVKPIIEKPETLKPVEKVGKPVYGGTFVVNIDRTKDFRPEPSVQHIHSFERIRLPLPPSPPQPQIPPPQIWRTEVPRPVVQRQNNFFRDNFQFDSRTFERRFNIVPRVDRQEPVQDFRPPMPQPIRPVDNVEPVIQIQTSHPVVPVMPPEPVSPPILPPEPIAEINQGPIIPPEGPTRGDVPNIGIISPIPGDQGNVLMDFKEANAASNKLDMIRNEFTEIGGGVNAMRINTDKKAGQLVGGPGPAVDIGPGPGPDPLVDLGMNSGFVSGANMQADNSLFSNDFSMSHSNFAAGDHLIGGGNGFDHVDSININIDPSLGLDFGPQNGPLLGPPDMDPQFNSKDLMAQAEIENNLAFNNQKGSNFEATSNFVKPAPISMAEASFDNSAFSSKSSKDFSASAGHKDENRVIRRTTTVRKIRRTLI
- the LOC105319259 gene encoding serine/threonine-protein kinase WNK2 isoform X4 — encoded protein: MRAVVPLVLLFLGFTNVLGYGKGVRKRKNPYPGYAPVGFVQPPFIPFPQTTVTKLDPIHVQTTVRFPNGFTRVFYPNKGPGFPFFGGHPPIMPAPVFPVATDLIRPAPIQTVIPVEPKVKPEPVPVKPIIEKPETLKPVEKVGKPVYGGTFVVNIDRTKDFRPEPSVQHIHSFERIRLPLPPSPPQPQIPPPQIWRTEVPRPVVQRQNNFFRDNFQFDSRTFERRFNIVPRVDRQEPVQDFRPPMPQPIRPVPQIDRQEPVKDFRPPMPQPIFPVDNVEPVIQIQTSHPVVPVMPPEPVSPPILPPEPIAEINQGPIIPPEGPTRGDVPNIGIISPIPGDQGNVLMDFKEANAASNKLDMIRNEFTEIGGGVNAMRINTDKKAGQLVGGPGPAVDIGPGPGPDPLVDLGMNSGFVSGANMQADNSLFSNDFSMSHSNFAAGDHLIGGGNGFDHVDSININIDPSLGLDFGPQNGPLLGPPDMDPQFNSKDLMAQAEIENNLAFNNQKGSNFEATSNFVKPAPISMAEASFDNSAFSSKSSKDFSASAGHKDENRVIRRTTTVRKIRRTLI
- the LOC105319259 gene encoding serine/threonine-protein kinase WNK2 isoform X2, which codes for MRAVVPLVLLFLGFTNAGYAPVGFVQPPFIPFPQTTVTKLDPIHVQTTVRFPNGFTRVFYPNKGPGFPFFGGHPPIMPAPVFPVATDLIRPAPIQTVIPVEPKVKPEPVPVKPIIEKPETLKPVEKVGKPVYGGTFVVNIDRTKDFRPEPSVQHIHSFERIRLPLPPSPPQPQIPPPQIWRTEVPRPVVQRQNNFFRDNFQFDSRTFERRFNIVPRVDRQEPVQDFRPPMPQPIRPVPQIDRQEPVKDFRPPMPQPIFPEILPRTTGLDQTPIRINRIEIVLQRVPPQPVDNVEPVIQIQTSHPVVPVMPPEPVSPPILPPEPIAEINQGPIIPPEGPTRGDVPNIGIISPIPGDQGNVLMDFKEANAASNKLDMIRNEFTEIGGGVNAMRINTDKKAGQLVGGPGPAVDIGPGPGPDPLVDLGMNSGFVSGANMQADNSLFSNDFSMSHSNFAAGDHLIGGGNGFDHVDSININIDPSLGLDFGPQNGPLLGPPDMDPQFNSKDLMAQAEIENNLAFNNQKGSNFEATSNFVKPAPISMAEASFDNSAFSSKSSKDFSASAGHKDENRVIRRTTTVRKIRRTLI
- the LOC105319259 gene encoding serine/threonine-protein kinase WNK2 isoform X1, with translation MRAVVPLVLLFLGFTNVLGYGKGVRKRKNPYPGYAPVGFVQPPFIPFPQTTVTKLDPIHVQTTVRFPNGFTRVFYPNKGPGFPFFGGHPPIMPAPVFPVATDLIRPAPIQTVIPVEPKVKPEPVPVKPIIEKPETLKPVEKVGKPVYGGTFVVNIDRTKDFRPEPSVQHIHSFERIRLPLPPSPPQPQIPPPQIWRTEVPRPVVQRQNNFFRDNFQFDSRTFERRFNIVPRVDRQEPVQDFRPPMPQPIRPVPQIDRQEPVKDFRPPMPQPIFPEILPRTTGLDQTPIRINRIEIVLQRVPPQPVDNVEPVIQIQTSHPVVPVMPPEPVSPPILPPEPIAEINQGPIIPPEGPTRGDVPNIGIISPIPGDQGNVLMDFKEANAASNKLDMIRNEFTEIGGGVNAMRINTDKKAGQLVGGPGPAVDIGPGPGPDPLVDLGMNSGFVSGANMQADNSLFSNDFSMSHSNFAAGDHLIGGGNGFDHVDSININIDPSLGLDFGPQNGPLLGPPDMDPQFNSKDLMAQAEIENNLAFNNQKGSNFEATSNFVKPAPISMAEASFDNSAFSSKSSKDFSASAGHKDENRVIRRTTTVRKIRRTLI
- the LOC105319259 gene encoding uncharacterized protein isoform X3; amino-acid sequence: MFSYTGYAPVGFVQPPFIPFPQTTVTKLDPIHVQTTVRFPNGFTRVFYPNKGPGFPFFGGHPPIMPAPVFPVATDLIRPAPIQTVIPVEPKVKPEPVPVKPIIEKPETLKPVEKVGKPVYGGTFVVNIDRTKDFRPEPSVQHIHSFERIRLPLPPSPPQPQIPPPQIWRTEVPRPVVQRQNNFFRDNFQFDSRTFERRFNIVPRVDRQEPVQDFRPPMPQPIRPVPQIDRQEPVKDFRPPMPQPIFPEILPRTTGLDQTPIRINRIEIVLQRVPPQPVDNVEPVIQIQTSHPVVPVMPPEPVSPPILPPEPIAEINQGPIIPPEGPTRGDVPNIGIISPIPGDQGNVLMDFKEANAASNKLDMIRNEFTEIGGGVNAMRINTDKKAGQLVGGPGPAVDIGPGPGPDPLVDLGMNSGFVSGANMQADNSLFSNDFSMSHSNFAAGDHLIGGGNGFDHVDSININIDPSLGLDFGPQNGPLLGPPDMDPQFNSKDLMAQAEIENNLAFNNQKGSNFEATSNFVKPAPISMAEASFDNSAFSSKSSKDFSASAGHKDENRVIRRTTTVRKIRRTLI